The sequence below is a genomic window from Uranotaenia lowii strain MFRU-FL chromosome 2, ASM2978415v1, whole genome shotgun sequence.
GAGATAAGCGCCATTGAGTATGCTAACAGTAAGCAATATGTACACAATTTAGGTAATATGCTTAAACGCGCAcaaatctgaaacattttttgacgtagaattacgtcttacggcgacactataggggggcaaattgaaattcgcgaacggatctcgcgtcacgaaaaacgcctctttcaaagacatctttCTTAAAAGACACACCAAGCGTGCTcaacgttgattggctattcgaTAGTGAAAGAAAACTTGGACGCCCCGCCCCTTCCTGAGTTTTGGTTTTTTACCAGCCtacgaaaaatataaaagaaggGGTCGACTGAcggtttatttcattttgtctGACAAATTCAAACCTGGCACATGGGCAGAGCAGAGCAGAGATGACCACCAGCGGCGGGAGcaagcacacacacacacacacacacacacacacacacacacacacacacacacacacacacacacacacacacacacacacacacacacacacacacacacacacacacacacacacacacacacacacacacacacacacacacacacacacacacacacacacacacacacacacacacacacacacacacacacacacacacacacacacacacacacacacacacacacacacacacacacacacacacacacacacacacacacacacacacacacacacacacacacacacacacacacacacacacacacacacacacacacacacacacacacacacacacacacacacacacacacacacacacacacacacacacgcacacacacacacacacacacacacacacatacacacacacacacacacacacacacacacacacacacacacacacacacacacacacacacacacacacacacacacacacacacacacacacacacacacacacacacacacacacacacacacacacacacacacacacacacacacacacatacacacacacacacacacacacacacacacacacacacacacacacacacacacacacacacacacacacacacacacacacacacacacacacacttccCATCAACACCGTCCATCGCCATGCAACACACACCTTTCATCACTACCCATGGAACACCACCCGCCCACCGCAGCTATCCCACCCACCTATCGCAcaacaccacccacccatccttTTCTCACGCCCAcgcaccacccacccatcgcgcTCCACCACCTACTCACCCATCGCACACACACACCACCCTCCCACAAATCGCACACAACCtccacccatcgcacacaacCACCATCCAAACAACCCATCCCACACCACCACCATCCACCcaacccatcacacaccaccaccATCCACCcaacccatcacacaccaccaccATCCACCcaacccatcacacaccaccaccATCCACCcaacccatcacacaccaccaccATCCACCcaacccatcacacaccaccaccATCCACCcaacccatcacacaccaccaccATCCACCcaacccatcacacaccaccaccATCCACCCATCCAGACCATCCACCCATCCAGACCATCCATACCACCCACCCACAATACAAAAGTCAAGACTATCTCTTTTGAAgattttggccctgaaaagggccgtttattcaaatttgattataaGAAAACATAGTTTATCCAACGAATGCTCCGGCATCCTAGGTAAAACCAACATTTTTAGCTAGTGATTGCTATGTGATCTGAAgggaaataaaaacaagatactgattccaacgagacgcatgaggctaaacagtttgaaagcttttgcactgagtcaagcgtttagatcaaagcagtcgTTGTAAgcttttctcgcaagcgtttgatacaaagctcgtgtgttgatcaaattatttgcataactgccgggcgcaATCATTTCGACGGCATTTGCCTTGTTTCTGCTTAtactaatatttaattcgccttttgttatgcagttgaAAAAGCTGCATACTATCTTATGGGTCGTTTTAGACCATTATTAGGTATTAAACGACaatttagggaagaatgacttttcttgaagatcaattcctttaaaaaaaaatcgacatactttattctagaatgctAATTTAAGACGAAAAGCTAATTGACGCACAAAGACATTGTAATTCTACGTGAGCTTCTCGGTCGTTTCTTATAAACAACCtctgtaactttttttggttttatttttgacactttaccagcgtCAAATGGCATTTGTGTTtaatctcaaataatcattgtaAAGTAAGTGTAcgcgtcaataaaaaaaatatataatattttatttgtgcTTTGCAAACATAACATCTAAATACTGATAtctcttcgaataatccaacttTTGCATAACCTCAACAAATTAACAGAATTTGATTTAATGGAAATATCTCAGTTTAAaattacagtagaaccccgcttattcgAGGTAGAAGGGGCCTCCTTAGAAAATACAAAATATGCACATCATTTTCCTTCAGTTTTGCATACCATGCGGGAGAAAAGCTCCATAATTAAATGAATCTTGTATCAACTTGATTGCTAGGAGCTCAGAAAACAAGAGTTATatcgtttctcctgactttagggtaaatgatctcaatgtactctttttggtgttgcggGATCTGGTAACCCTAGTCTATTCTGTATGATGTACAACGTGGCGCTAGAGGGTGTTATTCGACAagtggtgggcgaaatgcgtggcacgattttcaatagattcagtcaacttatctgccgcaaactgaaacgcgaagcaggaaggattgggttgatgattaatatgtccaagacgaagtacatgctggcctgtggatccgaggccgaccgaacccgcttgtccagtaataacgtaagtaagactttgtctatctcggctcactggtaaCCGCAGATAATGACACCGTCCGTGAGATacggcggcgaatgatcagcagAAGTCGTgcttactatggactccacCTGCAACTGCGGtggagaagacttagccctcacaCGAAGTGTTACCTGTTTATGACGCTCATCAGACCGGTTGTTCTTCaggggcacgagacatggatattgctcgagaaggaTCTGCGTACACTCGAAGTATTCgcgcgacgagtgttaagaaccatctttggcagcGAACTGAGTGTGGAGGCAAAGGATAAACCACGAGCTGGCGCGACTCTACgatgaacccagtatccagaaggtgttGAAGcttggccggatacgctggacaggacatgttgcaagaatgccgggtaactgtcctgcaaaacaggtgttcgctgccaatccggtagaaacgagacgagcaggggcgcaacgagctaGATGGTtaaaccaagtggagcgtgatctggcgaatgtgggattctcgagaagttggagaacggttgccatggaccgagtgaattttaggaattatgttcgtcaagttatgtcgtgagacggaatgcTATGCCGCGTCACGCACATGTAAAAGTAAGGGCAAGTCGATCTGAACCGTTCGAAATCTCatctggagttcctcaagggagCATTATAGGACCtttgattttcgttttatttGTTAACGACCTCGCCACTGTACTAACgtcatcaaaacttttttatgcCGACGATCTTaataatttcaaagttgtgaaagACGATTTTGATAGCTCGTTGCTTCAGAGGGACATCATTAATGCTCTTCTCACGTGGTGTCACCGCAATGGCTTGGAAGTCAATGTAGACAAATGCTGCGCAATAACATTCACTCGTAAGAAATTGCCACTAATATTTGATTACGCAATGAACTCAACTCCCCTTGTCagaaaatcttcaatcaatGACCTAGGACTACTTCTAGACTCCAAGCTTTCATTTGACAAACATATTTCTTTCGCCACTAACAAAGCATACGCAATGCTGGGCTTCATTAAGCGGAACACACAAGACTTTCGTGATATCTACTGCCTGAAAGCTATCTACTGCTCACACGTGAGAAGTATTTTGGAATATGGAATCCAAGTGTGGGCGCCGTATTGAAAGAGTATAGAAAATATTTCTCAGGTACGCTCTTCGCCGATTATCTTAGAACGACGCAACGCATCTAGCGCAGTACGAGAGTAGGTGCAATCTGATTCATATCCCGACGCTGACGCAAGGCAGAAAGCTACTTCAACGACTTTTCGTCTACGACCTGTTGTGTAATAATATCGACTGCAGTGAACTCTTATTTCGTCTGCCAATAAACGCACCCCCGCGGACTTTACGCCAACAACAATTTTTCCAGCTCCCGCCTTTCCGCACGCTTTACGAACTCAACATTCCCATCTGGACATGCTGTAGGAGATTCAACGAGACGAGCGAAAACTTCGATTTTAACGTGTCAAAATTAACCTTTAAAAGAAGAATCCTTAGTTTGTAAATAGTCTGTGCCTAATTTAGTATTTTGAAgacttaaacaaataaataaataaaaaatagaataactaaaaaaattgccttgaccaggaatcgaaatCGAGTCCTCTGAGTTGCCTCTAGGCAAACTCGTCAGATGGAATTtatcaagctgtagctctatgattgagttgacttcatcgagttgaatccGCTGCTAGACTCTACGGCAAAAAATGCTCATcatgccccgatcaatggtgcacTGTTCGCCCCaattcaacaagttaaagtaaagacattttgaaattgactgtagtgaaaaataataacttcaatGAAGGTGAGACTTGAGGAACAATGTGGCATCATGTAGCAATGTGTACATTACAGCTCAAGATGATTGATCGATCCTTAGAGCTTATTTTCCgttgtatgaaaattataatttcttaATTCAAGTATCGAGAGAACCAAATTGGTgtatttttgtcaatcttgtcatttttgtcatttttgtcatttttgtaatttttgtcatttttgtcatttttgtcatttttatcattttcgtcatttttgtcattttcgtgatttttgtcatttttgaaatttttgtgatttttgtcatttttgtcattttgttaatttgtcaacttatgtataaaaaaaatattgtaatgttttttcaaggttttataacttaaatgatttttaacatttttaagattcaaaGATGCTTCATTTCTGACATAGCCCTAGTTGCTCAAATACTCCTTTGGTTTATTAGAATTGATTTTATTAAGTTGCTTTTTGCAATCACAGATCGAGATTTTGTTGCAATATACAGTAAACTAAATCGTTTTGGTGGGATTTATGTATTTCTTAGACTCCAAGTTTTGAAACGAAATTCTAGGCTGCctatcgtggcctagaggatattgtttaagtcttctaaacctgaggtcatgagatcgagtctgggtcatggcatacatagtactattTCTGTgagctggtggttttagcatttgtaagatgctaccCATTATATCCTGAAAGATGTACGTTTAAgtgttaagtagaatttagatccctttaaagaaacatgaagctTCACTGAGATCCTCTATGGGTGTGTTCGTTTTGAAAAACGCTTtggttttgttcaaaactcatataggattcaatgaaaattttatattgcaCAGCTTTATCGTAACCGTTATTTCGTATCTTTGAAAGCCTCAAATTCATAAGCACTTGAATAGGAATATTTCATTTAGCATtctaaaaagaaaatcaattcaactgacattgCATAACAATTTTGTACGCAACACGATTACTGTAAGGGTTCAtacatttttattgtaaaatttgaagcCAAAACGGCCAATCAATATCACTAATTTAGATTTTCTGACAaccttaaaaaaacatttttgtaaatgataGAATTATTCGTTTATAGCAATTCATCTGAGCATCTCTAGACTCTAAAATCAATGCTTTTCACACTAGATCAATCATACTGAACATAAAACGAGTTGCTTTTGGAAAGGCCATTTGGCCGAATGTCTTACGGCTGAAGATTGTTCAGGGGAATTAGATTTTGGGGATTTAATGAAGAGTTCTTTAGCctttaaatcacttttgaaGCTCGATTATCGCGCGTTTCTGAAATTAGAACCTGAATTGAAACTCGAACTATGTTAAGATATTTACAATAACGCTTTTCCTCCAAAAACTTTCCAGGAGAAGAAGAGCTTATAGtagaaaagtgcacattttagGCCCGATGCTTCTTCATTGTAGGATCCACCTatactagggttgccatccgtcccgcaaaagcgggacatgtcccgctttttgtcgaatgtcccgccgtcccgctttttccttaaaatgtcccgcttttttttaaggaaaacttttataaagtttactgattaaaactggaaaaaatcaaactttatcctcaatttcaataaaattcattggttcaacacaaaaTATCCTTAAAGATACAGTAAGATTCTTATTCAGTTAAGCATTtttggagcacgttcaaccaatgcaataatataactttgaaaaaaatattgtttaagtacCTTCCAAATGATTATAGTTCGTAAATAATTCGTAGTTAAATTGCCTTTTATCATACACCACCTTTTTTGACTCAATTATCCATAGTATTCAATGATGAAAGTTTTCTtgagctttcaaatttttaaaacaaatttgaaatatatttgttactgcataaaaaggtttttaacgTTTAAGCTGTTTACATGTAGGACttaaataactctctcaaataacgtgttaattagcgagaaccgtggaaaataaccgGCATAAAACCGTGTAAATCAGAGTCATGTTAGTTAAACTAAGAAAAATCAATGCGCGTTAAAAAGACCTTAGTatactttctatgaataacTTCGACTGATGGTAAACGTCTAAGTTTGGcaatacaattaagcttttttaagagtttctaaaatgtcccgcttttttcggctttgtcccgcttttttgtcctgaaacgtcccgcttttttctgaaagtatctggcaagcctaaccTATACCTATCTACCTAGTTCAACGAAATGATAAGCTCATCAACAGGTGTCCAGCAGGCAGAGATTTGAAttcgaaaacattttcaaggaGACAATTCTTCAGTCTGTGGCTAGCGGTCGGACGCGCCAGCcgacatatttttaattaacgAGCGAAAATCGTCAAACTTTATCGGCTTCGCTGAAGTAGCATATTTTTTTCCGAACCTAAATAGGAGGGAACTCTTCGATTATAATGTATCGATTCATTCGATGTTCTTTGAATGGATACGATTCTTATAGACAAGACAGTGAACTGCAGTAAGCAAACGGGGCACTAAATTCAGCTGTTGTGAGACAATCAGGGACCGTTTTGTTGAAATAGCTCGGCGCGGTCAGCATTTTTCGTCATCGACAAACTCAGCTAAACAAGTGCCATAAACGGTTTCAGTAATCAGTTCTTCGTCGTGATAATGCAGTTTAGCGGCCGCTCGACAGCAGCTGTGCAACGCAGTGATTCTCGATGATGAACTCGTGAGCAAAAAAGGGTGGCGACAATTTTTATTCGGCATTATCAAATTGCACGGGGCGGCCGGCCTTCACGAAAAAACAGCTGATAACGtggaaaaaagaacaaaaaacagttgTGGATTAAATCATTGACGCTTCCGATTCATTGACTCGAGGGAACAAGTGGTGTAATTTATCGTGAATCAAGTGCCTGTGTTTACCTTTCGATTCAGCTGTAGGGTCCAGTGAGTTTCCTATCGATTCATGGAGTATCAAGAATATTATATGTAGTGCATTTCACTTCTAATCAAGTGGGAGCTTTGAAGCGGTTGTCTACGTGACTTGTGTGATTAGACTCTGGATGTTCCTGTGGAATAACTGACCCAGAAGGTTGTAGTCGCCAGGAATTGAACAGAATGGCCGAACCCGCTCAACTACGTCCACCTGATGGAGGCTGGGGATGGATGGTGGCTTTTGCCTATGGAATGGCCAATGTGAgtacctcaattttatttccgaTTATCTCTGACTAAAGTTCAATTTACTCATCGTTAATCCGGTCCACGGGCTTATTTCTTGAGACTACGTCAACACAAAAATTGCTCACGAGACCTTAGTAGCTCAACCGGGATCAATGAGCTTCCGTTATCTGCCCGTTTCTGTCGAGGTTCCTGGGAAACATAAAGTTGTCTCCagtttgtttttgcaaaattgtttggATCTGCAGCCGGAAGATTGCTATCACTTATCAGTTCGGTTTGAGCTGTTTATCAAAGGCTGTCTGCGTGGTATCAGATAGGGGCTTCAATTCTCCTTTTTTATGTTAGTTTCTTAAAgcttaataaattaaaatggttAATGATTCAAATGAAAAGCGAATAGGTCAGTAACGCAATTACATCACATACACCGATGAATATTATTTACTAATTGCAATCAATCGGTTTTGAAAAGGTTCcagcccaagtaacacagattaatctaactagcattaggatgttttatcatggtttgattatggcatttttttgtgcagctcgttttatgacggattaattatggtcatgcaaaatgttTATATTCTAGAATCGACCATATGtacagatagttttgaaaacgcttataaagcttttattaaacatactgttttagttcctttgaaagagttatgaatgctacttttaaattataataaaacacaaacttagaagtttgttaaaagctttcttttgcatgttctacaTATAATAGCACACAGTgcttgattattaaaccgccataaaacttagtgacagttgatgtcaaagatgtcaaaacaggacacgctcaggttcGATAGCACATATTTCAAtaggaattcccatttttacacatttttgataagtaatAATAAGATAAGtttcgcttttcttttcaaagctataaatgactgaaaatctaatgaaactTCCACAATACGGGGTATAAGGTGAAAAGGATAAACGAGTAGaattcgaatttcgctatctgacgccatattgtgagggtttcatgcgatttttagttatttatagcattttaaggttcaacGAAAGTCGCCATGTTggttttcaagatggcgtcttatAGAGAAATTCAACTTAAACTGATCAAGCCATTTTACCCAATGATCATATTGTggaaatttcaagtgatttttagtGATTAAAATCATATCAATGTTCAGTgcaagccgccatcttggatttcaagatgacgcctgAAAGCGAAATTTGTCTTCATTGATCCTTTTCCATATTTACCCACATTTTGGAATATTTATGCGATTTTTCTTGTttaacagcatttaaagttgagtggatgccgtcatcttggatttcaagatggtgtcagATNNNNNNNNNNNNNNNNNNNNNNNNNNNNNNNNNNNNNNNNNNNNNNNNNNNNNNNNNNNNNNNNNNNNNNNNNNNNNNNNNNNNNNNNNNNNNNNNNNNNNNNNNNNNNNNNNNNNNNNNNNNNNNNNNNNNNNNNNNNNNNNNNNNNNNNNNNNNNNNNNNNNNNNNNNNNNNNNNNNNNNNNNNNNNNNNNNNNNNNNNNNNNNNNNNNNNNNNNNNNNNNNNNNNNNNNNNNNNNNNNNNNNNNNNNNNNNNNNNNNNNNNNNNNNNNNNNNNNNNNNNNNNNNNNNNNNNNNNNNNNNNNNNNNNNNNNNNNNNNNNNNNNNNNNNNNNNNNNNNNNNNNNNNNNNNNNNNNNNNNNNNNNNNNNNNNNNNNNNNNNNNNNNNNNNNNNNNNNNNNNNNNNNNNNNNNNNNNNNNNNNNNNNNNNNNNNNNNNNNNNNNNNNNNNNNNNNNNNNNNNNNNNNNNNNNNNNNNNNNNNNNNNNNNNNNNNNNNNNNNCACATATTAATAAGGCGTTTCCTCAACTCCGAATTCTCTAGCGAGTGTTCTGGCACTGAGGTTTGTGGCTGAGGTTTTCGGGAAAGTGGCAGGTGTATGAACGGCAAGCTTTGTTAAAATGTGTCGAAATTGATCCAGGACTATGATCATGTATTTCAAGTTTCCatcttgtttgtttgttcgcGCGTTGAAGTCTATCCgaggtttgaattttttttaaatttttgcccctaaacgTATGCAACATCATTGTACGTCTTTCGATTAtggttgtttttgaaagaaaacgtaaaaaagcagttttaaccttaacaaaaaaataatttaacggATGTTTTTAAACCTTCgttgctaaatggcatcaaaacaacaattgtgggcttgtgatatagctcagttggcaagtctgttgtctcctgagccgatgtccgcgagttcgagctcaagagtaaacatcgaacacagttgtaccggataagtttttcaataatgatccgccaactgtaacgttgataaagtcgtgaatgccataaagatggtaaaatgactataatcgaaacaaaaaaaaaacaacaattgtGAAGATGTAGGGATATGTTTAAACCAAAACCTGCAGGTTCCTTTACATTGTTGCCACTAATGTTGTTCGAATATTttacaatcaatgatcatgttttataccTCTTCCCTCAgtgttttaaacttttaaggTGTAACGAAAAATTACGGTATAGTAGAACGTGGTAGAACCCCTCTTATCCGAGCTCCGGTTATCCAAGCTGTTGCGTAATTTGAGCCatcatttttatacaaaatcgaTGCGAAGTTGTGATTCATCACGTTTCTGTAAGTTAAAAGTCTAAACTTGCTgaaaaacgtcgattaaataGCACAACaaaatccttctttattaaCCGAGTCATGCGCTTGGACGATATGCACAGCCGGAGCAAAAGGATAGGTTTTATCTAGGTTTTTCGTGTAATTCGAGGTAATCCTTCCCCCGACTACCCGGATAAGCGGGATTCTAC
It includes:
- the LOC129743201 gene encoding uncharacterized protein LOC129743201 gives rise to the protein MQHTPFITTHGTPPAHRSYPTHLSHNTTHPSFSHAHAPPTHRAPPPTHPSHTHTTLPQIAHNLHPSHTTTIQTTHPTPPPSTQPITHHHHPPNPSHTTTIHPTHHTPPPSTQPITHHHHPPNPSHTTTIHPTHHTPPPSTQPITHHHHPPIQTIHPSRPSIPPTHNTKVKTISFEDFGPEKGRLFKFDYKKT